In Chryseobacterium lactis, a single genomic region encodes these proteins:
- a CDS encoding heme ABC transporter ATP-binding protein, whose product MIKAHQINYLHKDFKILDSVDVSLGYGEFLAIVGPNGAGKSSLLSVLANEVKEGKPKIIFKDKPIADWEVKELSRHKSKFSQHNSNEIPLQVKDVVMMGRYPYFDAQPGKEDLEAMNNMMYETDIFHLKERDYNTLSGGEKQRVHLSRVMAQLQNEIAHKLVFLDEPLNNLDIKHQYKALEIIKNFTKKANSAIVVLHDLNLAAQFADKILLMKSGKVFSYGTPQEVFTAETISKAYNFPCTICDHPITNNPMIIFG is encoded by the coding sequence ATGATAAAAGCACATCAGATTAATTATCTTCACAAGGACTTTAAAATTCTTGATAGTGTTGATGTCTCTTTGGGTTACGGCGAATTTTTAGCAATCGTTGGTCCCAACGGAGCAGGTAAATCGAGCCTTTTAAGTGTTTTGGCTAATGAAGTGAAAGAGGGAAAACCAAAAATTATATTTAAAGATAAACCTATCGCAGATTGGGAAGTAAAGGAGTTATCCAGGCACAAATCCAAGTTTTCTCAGCATAATTCCAATGAAATCCCTTTACAGGTTAAAGATGTAGTGATGATGGGGAGATATCCTTATTTTGATGCTCAACCCGGTAAAGAAGATCTTGAAGCGATGAATAATATGATGTATGAAACAGATATTTTTCATCTTAAAGAAAGAGATTATAATACATTATCCGGAGGTGAAAAACAGAGAGTGCATCTGTCAAGAGTAATGGCTCAATTGCAGAATGAAATTGCCCATAAGCTGGTTTTTCTGGATGAACCTTTGAATAATCTGGATATAAAACATCAATATAAAGCTTTGGAAATTATCAAAAATTTCACCAAAAAAGCCAATAGTGCTATTGTTGTTTTACATGATCTGAACCTTGCTGCACAATTTGCCGATAAGATTTTATTGATGAAATCAGGGAAAGTTTTTTCATATGGCACACCACAGGAAGTTTTTACGGCAGAAACGATTAGCAAAGCTTATAATTTTCCCTGTACCATTTGCGACCACCCTATTACCAATAACCCAATGATCATTTTTGGATAA